A segment of the Orcinus orca chromosome 4, mOrcOrc1.1, whole genome shotgun sequence genome:
GAAAAAACACACCAAGGAGAAGCCATGGGTGCATaggccctgaggtgggacagAATTGGTGGGTTCAAGAACTAAAAGCAAGCTAGTGGGCTGGAGAGACTGAGTAAGGAGTTCTGGGGTATAGCCACCAATGATCCCTGCCTTTGGCATTCATACCTACCTACAGTGCTCTCCCACACTGTACCAGAGTCAGCCTGTATCACTAATGGTATACAGCAGAAATGACGGTATGTCATTCCTAAGGTTAGGTTATAAAAACTGCagcctccatctctctctctctctctctctgtctctctctctctctctcagatcattcactctgggggaagccagctgtcaTCTCATGATCTCACCCAGGTAACctatggagaggcccatgtgccacGGAATTAAGGCCTACCAATAATATGTGAGTAAGCTTGGAGACGGATCTTTCAGTACCAGTCAAGCCCAACAAAACTGGCTGATATCTTGACTGAACTAGAATGACCCAGTTTAGCTGCTCCTGGATTCCTGACTCAGAAACTGTGAGGGAATagatgtttgttattttaagctgTCAATTTAGGGtaatttattacacagcaatagatacaTGTAAGTCCAAACTTAGTTCACACCCCACCTTAAATAGCCATCCTGTAGCCACTCTTGGGGGCTAGGGGAAGGTACTCTGGCTGTGTGGCCTGCCTACAGGAAAACAGACCAGAGAAGAGACCAGCAGAAATCCTGGAAGTAGGTTAGAGGCTTTTTGGGCAGGAATCCCAGGATTTCATGTACCTGGTGCATGGtctaaaagacaaagcatggCTGTTTGTGGGCATACCTATTGATTCTGCAGACTCTTCACCCCATTGAGGGGGGTATAGCTGGAGAAAAGCCTTATAGCTGGAGAAAGGGGCCCTCATGGCTAGGTGAAAGCACAGAACTGCAGGATTCCCTTTAAACAAGTAAAAATCGTGTTTTATCATAAGGTTTCTAGGATATCCCACAGAACTCCAGAGAAAAGAAATGCACCAGCCATCAAGAAGCACCTGGAACCAGAGGTTCACAACACTTTCagttgtctttctccatctctgaTCTATGCGATCTGCTTTGCATTTGCTGTATTTATCACTTGCCCTCTCCCTAGACTCACTTTTCCTATTTTCTGGTCAATATAGCAGAAAACAAGGTCACTAGGATTGTCAGCCACCAAAGAGAATGCTCTGATTGGCCCATCTTGGGCCAGATTCCAACTCTTGGACTAATCAACCAATTTGGAGATAGAGTTATATTGTACTAATACATGGCGATAATGGCTGTAAACTTGAGGACTGAATGGAAGAGGATTTCCTAAAGGAAAGGAGTTCTTCTTTTATATGTGCTCAccgtgttcttttttttttttgctttaacatctttattatccTGAATATAAAAGACAGAAATCCTTTAAGATATaacagagttctttatatgtgaaacattatttttttacaagtgaaaaaataaatacctcTTGGAATAAAGGCTTATATGCTAATATGTGCCATAAAAAAGTAGAGTTTTAATATCTGACAAAATGTCTGTGCAAAGAAACAAATGCATAAACACATTACTGCTACATTAAGGCAATATGAAAAGTATACTCAGAAATCTCAGTAAAGTGACAGTGTAGGTTTCTAGCTTTAACTTAGCTAGTATTGCACCCAATAAGGTCATCCAGGTTCCAGACATCCTAGAAAACCAAGAAGCTGACCAGGTTCCAAAATGCCCAAGTGGGAGTGGAAAACATGATTAagaatatagaaacaaaaaaccccgaaACCCCTCTAAAACATATAGAGGGACAACAAAAAGTTAACACTTAAGCATTTACTACCAAAAAAAGCTTACGATATCTAGGATACCTACTATAAGGCTGTAAAAGGCTTGATGGCTCAAGCAAAAGCAACCCCACTGGCTGAAGCTGGAGCAGGGTGCGTCGGAGAACTCACGAACGACCCCTGCTTTGTACATGGCGAAGCTTCATCTCAGTGAGCAATGCTCTTCCTTCCAAGGAACATGCGCTCCCTTTTCAATCTTAAAATATTCCACCAACTCAAGAGGCCCAAGGAGTGCTGACTACTCCACAGAAATCGTCTAACCAGACTGGTAGCATTTTATAATTGAAAGGCTTGGGGCCAGGGTAAGGAGAGGGGGAAAGAATAGGACACCATCCACGTGGAGGGATCTATTTTCCACTGGTTAGACTGGTTTAAATCTGACAACTTTGTGTCCACTTTAAAAAAGTCCCcgaatcaggcttccctggtggtgcagtggttgagggtctgcctgctgatgcaggggacgagggtttgtgccccgatccgggaggatcccgcatgccgcggggctgctgggcccgtgggccgtggccgctgggtctgcgcgtccagagcctgtgctccgcagcaggaggggccgcagcagtgagaggcccgtgtacggcaaaaaaaaaaaaaaaaaaaaaaaaaaaagtccccgaatcgatttttaaatatgtttgccTCCCAATCTTTCTTGAGCaagttagaaaaacagaaatgacattaaaatgacagctatctctttaagaaaaattttcctattaaaaatgtCCAGAGCTCTGTGACCCGTACAGAAAAGAACCAAGTAAATCCTTAAAATGAATCCTTACAAAATTGGCTGCAAGTAGGAAACTTACCTTGGGATATGTTAAGGAGACTTAAACATCATTTTCTAAAAGGTACTCACTTTTGGGCTATGCTGCCACTTAACTGACGTCAAAGATCTTCCTGATTTCTTTACTTGatcataaaaggaagaaaagtccaAGGAACGTGTCTGGGTCCCAGAGCTCTTCCTGGTCACCAACCCGGAGGTGCTGATTCTACGCATGGTACATTTTGGCGGTAAGGAGTAGTCATACTGTTtctagtcttccttttttttttttccccctaaacgtTGCATGGCAGATGGGCGCTGGAGTATTTATTCTCTCCACAATCTATCATGTTTATAGTTTATACCAGTGCAGTTCATGGAGACATGGCATGTCCAGTAAGTGCACAGCAGATCAGATCACAGTCAGGTTGAGAAGACTGGTGTGGGTCGGCAGGTTGACGTGCTGGACGTGGTCCACCCGTGACCTGCAGACAGGACAGGACTGGAGCTGGGCGGCGCAGCCCTCGCAGCACACAGTGTGGCCGCAGGGGCAGAAGGCTGAGTTGATCTCACCCTCGCAGCACAGCACGCACAGCATGGCCTCCTTGAGCTTGCGCAGCTTCTCCTGGAGGGCCCGGGTCTGCTGGCAGCCAAGGCCCTCGCAGCTGCCGCAGCTCATGCTGCTCTCCAAGGACTTCAGGGGAGAGTTTGGAGGGCTGGGTCGCTTCTCGGCACAAGATCCAGCACACCCGCGTTGTACAGAGCCCTCCTGGCGTGGTCATACGCCTCCTTGGAGGTTCTTTTAATATCGAAGACATACTTCTTGCCCAGGTTGATGTTTTCGTTCAGAAACAGAGAAGCCAAATGGCCCTTCAGGTCTCGGCTGTACTGCATCGTGACGGCACTGGTCACCGTGTCGCACCTGTAAAAAGCATGTGTCTCGGTGATGGCTCGGTAGAGCCCGCTGGCTGCCCGGGTGCTGATCATCTTGAACAAGAGCACGATGCTGTTCCCAGACTCCTTGGTGATGGTGAGGTACACGTTCTTCCCTGACTGGGTAGCCATCTGCACGACAGGGTAAGCGATCCTATTAATTGGGCTGAAGTCATCTTTACAAATTGAGATTCCTTCAGGTCCAACCCCAATGAGGAGTTTCTGCCCTTCGCTGTCCCTCACAGAATGCCATTCTGTGCCGTAGTTTTCCATTGCGGACACAATCTGCAAAACCTGGTATTCAGCCGAAGCCTGGCTGGTCCCCTCCAACTCCTTATGCTTTGCCACAATGCTGTTCAAGGTGGCACTGGAGAGCTCCTTGGCACACAGCTCTTCATAGCTGTACTTGGCTGTGTTCTGGTTATAGTCGCCAAACTTGGTCTGGGCCAGGAGGGCACTGAGTTCCACTGCTTGCTCTGGTGAACACTGGAGGTGGCCTGCCAGGAGGGCCTCCTTGATATGCAAGAAAAAGATATGCCTAGTCTGCTCCTGTAAGATGAGATGAGGCTCCACGAAGAACTTGACTCTCAGTTTAAGCCGGTAAGGGGCTAGCCCATCCATCTGCTGGGAGATCCGATTTCTCAGATTTAGCCATAAACTTTCACCTTTGCTACCCGTAAACTGCAGTCCAAAATAATCAACTTCTATAATTCCCAATCGTCTGCACACCTGGTTGAGGCAGTCCTCGCCGTTGGCTTCCGCCTCCACCTCCATCAGCACCGCGTCCGGCCTCGTCACATAGCACAGCATGGCTGGGGCCGCCGCTGCCGCCACAGCCGCCTCGTCTTTGCTGTGCGCGGGATTCAGACCCAGTTCCGGGCTCGGCGAGGCTGGCCCTCGGGAGGCTGAAGCCCTGCAGACCACTGCCCTGCAACCCGCAGCCGCCGCACCCTCCCCGCCATCCCCTCTCCAGCCCGCCCGCCAGCTGGCTCCCCGAGTCCCGCGGCGTCGCCGCACTCCAGCAGCCCGACCCTCACCGTGTTCTTATAAGGTAGAATTTAATTATCAAGATCATGAACAAATTAAACAGTTTAAATAACTGAATGTtttcacaaataaaattaaagcaaataaaaaatatcctGGAATACTGGCAAGAAGTCTTCAGGAGACTAGAGAGATAAAGAGAATAGAGCAGGGCTGTGCATACAATTTAACAGGCTGTACAATGCTCACCTTCTAGAATGCATCATTCATTATGACCCTATACTGCAGCCCCAGTCAATGAAATgtttagaggaaaaaaactggCTTTCTGTGGCAGAGATTGCTTGGTCATGGATCATGAGTCCTTGGTATATAAgtcattacattttttaaaaagcctatattttcaaactttctaaAATAGTCTGCATATTCTGGATAAATGTATCCAAATGACTGTTATTCAAATTATTTGCTAATTTAGATTTACATAAAGCTGCACACACAACTTTTTCCATATCAgcctaaaacaaaaatagagtacTAATTTAAATGAGAAACAATCAGAATATCCATCTTTTTGGTCTTTTTCAGAGACAAGGCAGAAATTTCTTGAGAGGAAATGCCATTGACTCATCTTTGTAATGTGAGCTGCAGAAGGATGGACTTCATGCATTAAATTCTTCAGAAAGTCAAAGTAATTCACAGAAAACATCAATTACTATGAAGTTACAGAGaaagtttgtatattttaaagaaagttaaTTGGAGAAGTTGGTCTCCTCCTGGGAAGTTTAACCATGTAATCTCAAATAATTCACTGGAAACTAACTCAGCAGAACCCTCAGTTATCAAGACATTTCCCAATACTAAACTTGCAAGACAGGAAAAAATGAATCTTAGGAatataaaatgtaacaaaatttattcataaaaataatttcctttccacCGATATTAACCTCTTATGTAGCCCGCCCACGTGTACCATGTTTTGAACGATTTTGTGTTCAAAGttgtaattattaaatattatttaatatttattagtcAATGATTTAGTTATCATTCTGAGTTTCTGATTTACCATTTAACAAAATTATGGTCAAAAACAAAGAATCTAGTATGTCAGTTAATCTGGACAACTTCGTTGAAGTTAATatataatttctgttattttttttacgGTAGTGAAAATAATTCACTGATGCCCGTTATTACATTTGAGCCTATTAGAGTTCAAGGATCTTAGTCTAGTAACCAGAGTTCTAAAATTATCATAAATTAAATTTACTCTTCAAAACTTATATCCATAATTATAtatcaaaaaattatatattgaaaatGTTCAAGATAAAGACCATAATGTAATATCTGaatgatcaaaattaaaatttttcaccacaccaaaaaatatatttgcaaagcgCCTTAGTAAGCAAGGAATACAAAAGCATAATGCATTCTCCCAATGAGCTCAGAGGACACTGAgagttatatttattcatttatctaacCAGCAAAGAGTGGATACCACTTATGCACCAGGCTTTGTTAATGCTTTGTTAAATCTCTGCCCTCAAAGTACTCACTAACCAGTAG
Coding sequences within it:
- the LOC101282110 gene encoding LOW QUALITY PROTEIN: E3 ubiquitin-protein ligase MYLIP-like (The sequence of the model RefSeq protein was modified relative to this genomic sequence to represent the inferred CDS: inserted 1 base in 1 codon); amino-acid sequence: MLCYVTRPDAVLMEVEAEANGEDCLNQVCRRLGIIEVDYFGLQFTGSKGESLWLNLRNRISQQMDGLAPYRLKLRVKFFVEPHLILQEQTRHIFFLHIKEALLAGHLQCSPEQAVELSALLAQTKFGDYNQNTAKYSYEELCAKELSSATLNSIVAKHKELEGTSQASAEYQVLQIVSAMENYGTEWHSVRDSEGQKLLIGVGPEGISICKDDFSPINRIAYPVVQMATQSGKNVYLTITKESGNSIVLLFKMISTRAASGLYRAITETHAFYRCDTVTSAVTMQYSRDLKGHLASLFLNENINLGKKYVFDIKRTSKEAYDHARRALYNAGVLDLVPRSDXSPPNSPLKSLESSMSCGSCEGLGCQQTRALQEKLRKLKEAMLCVLCCEGEINSAFCPCGHTVCCEGCAAQLQSCPVCRSRVDHVQHVNLPTHTSLLNLTVI